One genomic region from Nilaparvata lugens isolate BPH chromosome 3, ASM1435652v1, whole genome shotgun sequence encodes:
- the LOC111051374 gene encoding SCF E3 ubiquitin ligase complex F-box protein grrA — MPQKKQPMALESLALGAVRTWTKMVATHIMDPVCDALQQQGVHQFATLLSTAILTINEALYASVPWYLIDSVAVQVLSSIDELVQETRTESTESEHRLHMQLYMARLKVIVSLSEAVAHPQLRTLDVSRWPKIIRHVLNGTLFKLSGLEKLDLGGGSSGWGTSEAEKNVLSGVVAMHNLTSLYLCLDCTDNILAAVAANCHRLQFLDVTSSRSVTDRSIPGLCSCTSLKTLKLHRTSITTKGYKTLLLSLPELREFGRCDVLGDVLESVAKNRKTPLGLHSLEGRDLGDTEMRLLTLMCPFLSRITLSHFEKVCDLSLLGQLERLSELKLSSCDFYSDKVFRLLELRGSTITQLHLEDVNELDNHALFAIGRQCPNLNNFELHHCELGEGVLSPYIKTDDLFESLQRLVCISDGSSSTVELLLCYSPNIRSVQLGSSTEVYDRTFSTILNHNPMRFLEELRIHYSYDLSMRTVRKLMDSCGNLRVLSELEYWDGITEAELKEFHHHIRTNNLELDITPTLSR, encoded by the coding sequence ATGCCGCAAAAGAAACAGCCGATGGCGCTGGAGAGTCTGGCTCTGGGCGCGGTGCGCACATGGACCAAAATGGTGGCCACTCATATCATGGACCCGGTGTGCGATGCGCTGCAGCAGCAAGGAGTCCACCAGTTTGCGACGCTTCTGAGCACGGCGATCCTCACCATCAACGAAGCGCTGTACGCGAGCGTGCCCTGGTACCTCATCGACAGCGTCGCCGTCCAAGTGCTCTCCAGCATCGACGAGCTCGTCCAAGAGACTCGCACCGAGTCCACCGAGTCCGAGCATCGCCTCCACATGCAACTCTACATGGCGCGCTTGAAAGTCATCGTCAGCCTGTCGGAAGCGGTCGCTCACCCCCAACTCCGCACCCTCGATGTCTCCCGCTGGCCCAAGATCATACGACACGTCCTCAACGGCACCCTCTTCAAACTGTCTGGACTGGAGAAACTCGACCTGGGTGGCGGTTCGAGTGGTTGGGGCACTTCGGAGGCCGAGAAAAATGTTCTATCGGGCGTAGTAGCTATGCACAACCTGACCTCCCTCTACCTCTGCCTCGACTGCACTGACAACATCCTGGCCGCGGTTGCAGCCAACTGTCATCGCTTACAGTTCCTTGATGTCACGTCTTCTCGCTCAGTCACCGACAGAAGCATTCCAGGACTATGCTCCTGCACTTCTTTGAAAACTCTCAAACTTCATCGCACCTCGATAACCACCAAAGGCTACAAAACACTTCTCCTTTCTCTACCTGAGCTTCGAGAATTCGGCCGCTGTGATGTGCTGGGAGATGTGCTGGAAAGCGTGGCTAAAAACAGAAAAACGCCTCTTGGCCTGCATTCACTGGAAGGTCGCGACCTTGGTGACACAGAGATGCGACTTCTCACCCTCATGTGTCCATTCCTATCTCGTATAACCCTCTCACATTTCGAGAAAGTTTGCGATCTATCATTACTCGGCCAACTGGAGCGTCTTTCCGAGCTCAAACTGTCATCATGTGATTTCTACAGTGATAAGGTGTTCAGACTGCTTGAGTTGCGAGGCTCAACGATCACTCAGCTTCACTTGGAAGATGTCAATGAATTAGACAACCATGCTCTCTTCGCCATTGGGCGGCAGTGTCCTAACCTCAACAATTTCGAACTGCACCACTGTGAGCTGGGTGAAGGAGTTCTTTCACCATATATAAAGACTGATGATTTGTTTGAAAGCCTGCAGCGACTGGTTTGCATCTCAGACGGATCCTCTTCCACTGTTGAATTGCTACTCTGCTACTCGCCCAACATCCGTTCGGTGCAGCTCGGCTCATCTACTGAGGTTTACGACAGAACCTTCTCCACTATCCTAAACCACAACCCGATGCGCTTTCTTGAGGAACTGCGCATCCACTACAGCTACGATCTGAGCATGCGCACTGTGCGCAAACTGATGGACAGCTGTGGCAATCTGCGTGTTCTGTCCGAGCTAGAGTATTGGGACGGCATAACCGAAGCTGAACTCAAAGAATTTCATCATCATATCCGAACGAATAATCTTGAGCTGGACATCACACCTACTCTCTCTCGGTGA
- the LOC111051554 gene encoding uncharacterized protein LOC111051554 produces MLATVFAGIVIDLKKPCFEPGKSNYDRTKRSLSKFNPVNLEFIIAWETHDEKICPSTIAKYFSDKGYTVQQCEPHFKYRVDKGIPVPELGETPQQELLEWLGAHSLGVFRKDNSFTSVETSEYLSSYAAPNDCTKSEKTVLFQWTGFFTRKKILDLFKRLRWVLNENCRTGCFPGSGAG; encoded by the exons ATGCTTGCAACGGTTTTCGCAGGTATTGTCATTGATTTGAAGAAACCGTGCTTCGAACCTGGTAAAAGCAACTATGATCGCACTAAGAGGAGTCTGTCAAAATTCAATCCAGTCAACTTGGAATTTATAATCGCATGGGAAACTCATG ATGAGAAAATTTGCCCATCAACGATAGCGAAGTATTTTAGTGATAAGGGTTATACAGTGCAACAGTGTGAGCCACATTTCAAGTACAGAGTTGATAAAGGCATTCCTGTACCTGAACTCGGAGAGACGCCACAACAAGAACTGTTGGAATGGCTTGGTGCTCACAGCCTCGGTGTTTTCAG GAAAGACAACTCATTTACATCAGTAGAAACGTCGGAATACTTGAGCTCCTATGCTGCTCCCAACGATTGCACGAAATCTGAAAAGACGGTTCTATTCCAATGGACTGGATTTTTCActaggaaaaaaatattggatCTTTTCAAAAGACTGAGGTGGGTCTTGAATGAAAACTGTCGGACCGGCTGTTTCCCCGGATCCGGCGCCGGTTGA